In Gammaproteobacteria bacterium (ex Lamellibrachia satsuma), a single genomic region encodes these proteins:
- a CDS encoding formylglycine-generating enzyme family protein, whose protein sequence is MVTGDRNVGRIKRSVSGSSLDSQQRVTSNGGMEIVETTENNFDKAGQKATILLPDIDWVEIPAGEFLYGEERETRYLDSFQISRYPVTNAQYQTFIDTDGYKSDEWWEGLEKPVPKESRWKHANRPRINVNWYEAVAFTRWLSEMLNQSIRLPNEEEWEKAARGSDGRAFPWGEEYINGYANVDESLEDGVYLKQTSAVGLYPQGASPYGVEDMAGNVWEWCLNKYQHSVRIDADSSGNDYVLRGGAWNYGPDIARAALRGRRYPTNIANRRGIRLLLSASILNR, encoded by the coding sequence ATGGTGACAGGCGACAGGAACGTAGGCCGGATCAAGCGCAGCGTATCCGGCAGCTCTCTTGATTCCCAACAGCGTGTGACGTCCAATGGTGGCATGGAAATAGTGGAGACAACTGAAAACAATTTCGATAAGGCAGGGCAGAAAGCCACTATCCTTCTGCCTGACATCGACTGGGTGGAGATACCGGCGGGAGAGTTTCTCTATGGAGAAGAGAGAGAAACGCGTTACCTGGACAGTTTTCAGATCAGTCGCTATCCGGTCACCAATGCTCAGTATCAGACTTTCATTGACACGGATGGCTATAAATCGGACGAATGGTGGGAGGGTCTGGAAAAGCCCGTGCCGAAAGAATCCCGATGGAAGCACGCCAATCGCCCCCGTATCAATGTTAACTGGTATGAAGCGGTTGCTTTCACTCGCTGGTTGTCTGAGATGCTAAATCAGTCGATTCGATTACCCAACGAAGAAGAGTGGGAGAAAGCGGCGCGGGGAAGCGATGGTCGGGCGTTCCCCTGGGGTGAGGAGTACATCAACGGCTATGCTAACGTGGATGAAAGTCTAGAAGATGGTGTGTATTTGAAGCAGACATCTGCTGTAGGGCTCTATCCTCAAGGCGCATCACCCTATGGTGTAGAGGATATGGCGGGCAATGTTTGGGAATGGTGCCTGAATAAATATCAACATTCGGTCCGGATCGATGCTGACAGCAGTGGAAATGATTATGTGCTGCGTGGCGGTGCCTGGAACTATGGTCCAGACATTGCTCGTGCCGCCCTCCGTGGTAGGCGCTACCCAACCAATATTGCTAATCGTAGGGGGATTCGATTGTTGCTGTCGGCCTCTATTTTGAATCGCTGA
- a CDS encoding efflux RND transporter permease subunit — MTKKTSPRFRSRRPALNHAALPHKVELPLGMAGNIARTFIDSPLSPLFLLACLFIGILGLIFTPRQEDPEILVPMIDIFVSYPGASSDQVASLATDPLERMMSEIPGTKHIYSASERERAIVTVRFKVGEKLGPSIVKVHDKIQSNLDKMPPGVAMPLVKPKGIDDVPVVTVTLWSEEMRGVDLRALAFDVLQRLKEVPDTGQGFVVGGQARQVRIEVLPERLAGHGISMDSVANTIRTANIEQSSGSLEISDTHYRVTAGQFLKNAADVAKLVVGSHFGKPVYVHDVANVFDDAEETQRMVSFISGTALPDEAIHTEGAAAVTIAVAKKEGTNGVAVADALLDKLERLKGRLIPTNVNAEITRNYGKTANDKVNELLIALLEATIAVSILSWLLIGRRPAMVVITIIPVVILITIWSSWVMGYTINRVSLFALIFSIGILVDDATVVVENIFRRWLHDDSTSKEIAIDAVREVGNPTIIATLTILSALLPMGFVSGMMGPYMFPIPLFGSVAMIFSLFAAFVFTPWTARLMRPKLDALKRAEEKERKIQAAIGKLYRHIIEPLVHNRHLAKIFLISIVIAFFAACSLFYFKAVTVKMLPFDNKPEFNVVINMPEGTALPVTANVTQRLARHLKGIPEVTALQTYIGTASPFNFNGMVRHYYLRQEPWQADIQVMLIDKDDRKRSSHQIAEAARRLLTPFAQELNARISVVEMPPGPPVLQTVVAEVYGPDDLTRKTVSKDLVAMFEAAPNLVDVDSYIADDYKRWHFAVDTEKATRRGVQVETITRNLDMALGGYKLGDVKRGHELEPTYLVIQLPLASRAELNRLANLPIAGGEGTTIPLFELGRFELIAEDPIIYHKDLRPMEYVVGEMEGKLGAPLYGMLAVEDQLKQYETPDGVQISGTMTGPPQDDAVSGFEWSGEWIITYETFRDLGLAFAAALVLIYILLVWEFGNFIQPVIIMAPIPLTLIGIIPGHWLLGAEFTATSMIGFIALAGIGVRKSILLVDFAKNEVHRGVSIKEAVMMAGQIRMRPIWVTDLTMMAGAFAILFDPIFQGMAISLLFGPIIGIPMTLAVIPLGCISAGKAFCAVDDQEATCCDLPETETILEKE, encoded by the coding sequence ATGACAAAAAAAACATCACCCAGATTTCGATCGCGTCGACCGGCTCTTAACCATGCTGCGCTGCCCCATAAGGTTGAGCTGCCACTGGGTATGGCGGGTAATATCGCTCGCACATTCATCGACTCTCCCCTCTCCCCCCTGTTTCTGCTTGCCTGCCTCTTCATCGGTATCCTGGGCCTGATCTTCACGCCGCGGCAGGAGGATCCCGAGATCCTAGTGCCGATGATCGATATCTTCGTCAGTTATCCCGGCGCCTCCTCAGATCAGGTCGCCAGCCTGGCTACCGATCCACTTGAACGCATGATGAGCGAGATACCCGGTACCAAGCACATCTACTCAGCCAGCGAACGTGAACGGGCCATCGTCACCGTCCGATTCAAGGTCGGGGAGAAGCTCGGCCCCTCTATCGTCAAGGTGCATGACAAGATCCAGTCAAACCTCGACAAGATGCCCCCCGGCGTGGCGATGCCTCTAGTAAAACCCAAAGGCATCGATGACGTTCCGGTGGTTACCGTTACCCTCTGGTCTGAGGAGATGAGAGGCGTCGATCTGCGTGCCCTCGCCTTCGATGTGCTGCAGCGTCTGAAAGAGGTGCCCGATACGGGACAGGGTTTCGTGGTCGGCGGACAGGCGCGTCAGGTACGCATCGAGGTCCTGCCCGAACGGCTTGCGGGTCACGGCATCAGTATGGACTCGGTAGCCAATACGATCCGCACCGCCAACATCGAGCAGAGCTCCGGCTCGTTGGAGATCAGCGATACCCACTATAGAGTCACAGCCGGTCAATTTCTCAAAAATGCCGCTGATGTGGCAAAACTGGTGGTAGGCAGCCATTTCGGCAAACCCGTCTATGTCCATGATGTGGCGAATGTGTTCGATGACGCAGAAGAGACCCAACGCATGGTCAGCTTCATCAGTGGCACCGCCTTGCCCGATGAGGCAATCCACACTGAAGGCGCAGCCGCGGTCACCATCGCCGTTGCAAAAAAAGAGGGAACCAACGGTGTCGCCGTAGCTGATGCACTGCTGGATAAATTAGAGCGTCTCAAAGGTCGGCTGATCCCCACCAACGTCAACGCCGAGATCACACGCAACTACGGCAAGACCGCCAATGACAAGGTCAACGAACTGCTCATCGCCCTGCTTGAAGCCACCATCGCAGTGAGCATCCTCAGCTGGCTGCTGATCGGCCGTCGCCCGGCGATGGTAGTCATCACCATCATACCTGTGGTCATCCTGATCACCATCTGGTCATCCTGGGTAATGGGCTACACCATCAACCGGGTAAGCCTCTTTGCCTTGATCTTCTCCATTGGCATCCTGGTAGACGATGCCACTGTGGTGGTGGAGAACATCTTCCGACGCTGGCTGCACGACGATTCAACCAGTAAAGAGATCGCGATTGATGCAGTCCGTGAGGTGGGCAATCCCACGATCATCGCCACCCTGACAATCCTCTCCGCCCTGCTGCCGATGGGGTTCGTCAGCGGCATGATGGGGCCCTATATGTTTCCCATTCCCCTGTTCGGATCGGTGGCCATGATCTTCTCCCTCTTCGCCGCCTTTGTGTTCACCCCCTGGACCGCGCGTCTGATGCGACCCAAACTCGATGCTCTGAAGCGGGCGGAAGAGAAAGAACGCAAGATCCAGGCCGCCATCGGCAAGCTCTACCGGCATATCATTGAACCCCTGGTTCACAACCGGCATCTGGCAAAGATCTTCCTGATCAGCATAGTCATCGCCTTCTTCGCAGCCTGCTCCCTCTTCTATTTCAAAGCGGTGACGGTAAAGATGTTGCCGTTCGACAACAAACCGGAATTCAACGTCGTCATCAACATGCCGGAAGGCACCGCCCTGCCGGTCACTGCCAATGTGACCCAGCGGCTGGCCCGGCACCTGAAGGGCATCCCCGAGGTTACCGCTCTGCAGACTTATATCGGCACCGCCTCCCCGTTCAACTTCAACGGCATGGTACGCCACTACTATCTGCGTCAGGAACCCTGGCAGGCAGACATTCAGGTGATGCTGATCGACAAGGATGATCGAAAGCGCAGCAGCCACCAGATCGCCGAAGCGGCCCGGCGCCTGCTGACACCCTTTGCCCAGGAGTTAAACGCCCGCATTTCGGTGGTCGAGATGCCCCCCGGCCCACCAGTACTGCAGACCGTCGTGGCAGAAGTTTACGGTCCGGATGATCTCACCCGCAAGACCGTCTCAAAAGACCTGGTAGCGATGTTCGAGGCGGCCCCCAATCTGGTGGACGTCGACTCCTACATCGCCGATGACTATAAACGTTGGCACTTTGCTGTGGATACCGAAAAAGCCACCCGCCGTGGCGTGCAGGTGGAAACCATCACCCGCAACCTGGACATGGCCCTCGGCGGCTACAAACTGGGTGACGTGAAACGGGGACACGAACTGGAGCCGACCTATCTGGTCATACAGTTGCCGCTGGCCTCCCGCGCCGAACTGAACCGGCTGGCCAACCTGCCGATCGCCGGAGGAGAGGGCACGACCATTCCACTCTTCGAGCTGGGCAGATTTGAACTAATAGCGGAAGACCCGATCATCTACCACAAGGATCTGCGCCCCATGGAGTATGTGGTGGGCGAAATGGAGGGCAAACTCGGCGCACCACTCTACGGTATGCTCGCGGTGGAGGATCAACTCAAACAGTATGAGACGCCGGATGGGGTTCAGATCAGCGGTACCATGACGGGGCCACCGCAGGACGATGCTGTCTCCGGCTTTGAATGGAGCGGCGAGTGGATCATCACCTATGAAACCTTCCGCGACCTCGGGCTTGCCTTCGCTGCAGCACTGGTGTTGATCTATATCCTGCTGGTATGGGAGTTCGGTAACTTCATCCAGCCGGTGATCATCATGGCACCTATCCCGCTGACCCTGATCGGCATCATCCCCGGACACTGGCTGCTGGGCGCAGAATTCACCGCCACCTCCATGATCGGCTTTATCGCACTGGCCGGTATCGGTGTGCGCAAATCGATCCTGCTGGTGGACTTCGCCAAGAACGAGGTCCATCGTGGCGTAAGCATCAAAGAGGCGGTGATGATGGCAGGACAGATCCGTATGCGTCCGATCTGGGTAACCGATCTCACCATGATGGCCGGTGCCTTCGCCATCCTGTTCGACCCTATCTTCCAGGGTATGGCCATCTCGCTGCTGTTCGGCCCGATCATCGGTATTCCGATGACACTGGCAGTCATTCCGCTTGGGTGCATATCTGCAGGCAAGGCCTTCTGTGCTGTGGATGACCAAGAAGCAACCTGCTGTGATCTGCCGGAGACGGAGACTATCTTAGAGAAGGAGTAG
- a CDS encoding PEP-CTERM sorting domain-containing protein, which translates to MMKHRYSAWIMASVLGLAAFSSHAEVDLKDFAFNVDGTFSAAAVPAGVDVSGFDMVTGLGIVTATITGTGDHFFGAWFDHEIDQAINTPFNETGWANGAPVAGQSWEIDEPGWGSPTNGSAGVSYTGDIYWNIENSYSPSYPGDVFLDNQVFYDWNDDQTLTPPDDVSMAMGWDFTLAVGEQAFIELVLMTDIPPVGGFYLTQADDASPDQIFFSGSLTRSTIPTPEPSVLLLFGAGLLGLGSIRRRKQTV; encoded by the coding sequence ATGATGAAACATAGATATTCCGCATGGATTATGGCTTCGGTCCTGGGGCTGGCTGCCTTTTCCTCCCATGCAGAGGTTGATCTGAAAGACTTCGCTTTCAATGTCGATGGGACTTTCAGCGCTGCAGCCGTGCCTGCTGGTGTTGACGTCAGTGGATTCGATATGGTTACCGGACTGGGTATAGTTACTGCAACCATTACCGGAACCGGGGATCACTTTTTCGGCGCTTGGTTTGACCATGAGATTGATCAGGCGATTAATACGCCTTTCAACGAAACCGGGTGGGCTAACGGGGCACCAGTGGCTGGTCAGTCCTGGGAGATCGACGAGCCTGGTTGGGGGTCACCCACCAATGGGTCTGCAGGTGTGTCATATACCGGCGATATCTACTGGAATATTGAGAATAGTTACAGTCCGTCGTACCCGGGGGATGTGTTTCTGGATAATCAGGTGTTCTATGACTGGAACGATGATCAAACCCTCACACCACCGGATGATGTCTCCATGGCCATGGGTTGGGATTTCACTCTTGCTGTGGGTGAGCAGGCGTTCATCGAACTGGTGCTGATGACCGATATCCCACCTGTGGGTGGTTTTTATCTTACGCAGGCCGATGATGCTTCCCCGGATCAAATCTTTTTCTCCGGATCTCTGACTAGATCAACGATACCGACTCCAGAGCCTTCGGTTCTCCTGTTGTTTGGCGCCGGCCTCCTTGGGTTGGGTAGCATTCGCCGCCGTAAACAGACTGTCTGA
- the iscX gene encoding Fe-S cluster assembly protein IscX, which translates to MSLKWIDVLDIAIELDETHPEVDPKTVNFVDLHNWVLALDEFDDDPDHSGEKILEAIQMAWIEERE; encoded by the coding sequence ATGAGTCTGAAATGGATTGATGTGTTGGATATCGCCATCGAATTGGATGAAACCCATCCCGAGGTTGATCCCAAGACGGTCAATTTTGTCGACCTGCACAATTGGGTTTTGGCCTTGGACGAGTTCGATGATGACCCGGATCACTCCGGAGAAAAGATCCTCGAAGCTATTCAGATGGCATGGATCGAAGAGCGGGAGTAA
- a CDS encoding pentapeptide repeat-containing protein — protein MLEIKNKASGEVIASLELETLAGADLREMDLEAADLRNRDLRGVRFNSAELIDADLSGADLQGATFNNAHLSGASLKDANLIQARFGSHVRANAAVLEGADLTGADLRGADLRNGMFRGANLSGADLSRADMCDADFQEANLSGSVAHDALFIKANLRRADLSNADFRDAHLNDTNLIKADLSGINLESQQRDGFSAINLANLEGANLSGAHLRNISAEDCVMRNVNLSGADLSHAVMGGTVMRSADVTNTNFEGVELASVTMDFSNFSKALNADIPSYKQNLR, from the coding sequence ATGCTGGAAATCAAAAATAAAGCGTCGGGTGAAGTGATTGCCAGTCTCGAACTCGAAACGCTGGCCGGTGCAGACCTGCGGGAGATGGATCTGGAGGCGGCAGATTTAAGAAACAGGGATCTGCGGGGTGTGCGATTCAACTCTGCCGAGTTGATCGATGCTGATCTGAGTGGTGCCGATCTGCAGGGTGCAACATTTAATAATGCACATCTGAGTGGCGCGAGTCTGAAGGACGCAAATCTGATTCAGGCGCGTTTCGGTAGTCATGTTCGCGCCAATGCGGCGGTGCTGGAAGGGGCCGATCTCACCGGCGCCGATCTGAGAGGTGCTGACCTGCGCAACGGGATGTTTCGCGGGGCCAACCTGTCAGGTGCCGACCTGAGCCGTGCGGATATGTGTGATGCTGATTTTCAGGAGGCCAATCTATCAGGCAGCGTGGCCCACGATGCGCTCTTCATCAAGGCCAATCTGCGCCGGGCTGATCTCTCCAATGCCGATTTCAGGGATGCCCATCTGAACGACACCAACCTGATCAAAGCCGATCTCAGTGGGATCAACCTCGAAAGTCAGCAGCGGGACGGTTTCAGCGCCATCAATCTGGCTAATCTGGAAGGAGCCAACCTGAGTGGCGCTCATCTGCGCAATATCTCCGCCGAGGATTGTGTGATGAGAAATGTCAATCTTTCCGGCGCCGATCTCTCTCATGCAGTGATGGGGGGCACCGTGATGCGCAGTGCCGATGTCACCAATACCAACTTCGAAGGGGTCGAACTGGCCTCAGTGACCATGGACTTCTCCAACTTTTCCAAGGCATTGAATGCCGATATACCGTCTTATAAGCAGAATCTTCGCTGA
- a CDS encoding AAA domain-containing protein: protein MKYDPRKFDLPENYIFEGEGEIEPYLFSEDIAIAVDVAFATERPLLVSGKPGSGKSRLAEAVAALKKWHFLSKTMTSRTRLEELTVELDHLRRLHDAHSGNGAQNGKNSAMKPDWAYHNPGIFWWALNHESAKYRGEGRKAETGTMGLTTDFPGTFREQENNTHHTVLLIDEIDKAEPDLPNDLLEPLDRKAFGLPDGSKIMAKDGVSILTIITTNGERELPQAFLRRCVSLKLEEPKKRDLIRIARKHYPNADEARITTIAEKMEKFRGEAKKSFRRPPSTSEFLDAVRVCEDLEIAIDDSKDSVWKKVENSVLLKKSNDNDQA, encoded by the coding sequence ATGAAATACGATCCCCGCAAATTCGATCTACCCGAAAATTATATCTTCGAAGGAGAGGGTGAAATCGAGCCTTATCTGTTTTCAGAAGATATCGCCATCGCGGTGGACGTTGCATTCGCCACCGAGCGCCCGCTTTTAGTCTCAGGCAAACCCGGCAGTGGAAAGAGCCGTCTGGCAGAAGCTGTTGCAGCGCTGAAGAAGTGGCACTTTCTCAGTAAAACCATGACTTCCCGCACTCGTCTGGAGGAGCTCACCGTCGAACTGGACCACCTTCGGCGACTGCATGATGCCCACTCCGGCAACGGCGCTCAGAATGGCAAAAATTCAGCAATGAAACCGGACTGGGCCTACCACAACCCCGGCATCTTCTGGTGGGCGCTCAACCATGAATCGGCAAAATACCGTGGGGAGGGCCGTAAGGCAGAGACAGGAACAATGGGGCTGACCACCGACTTTCCCGGTACTTTCCGGGAACAGGAAAACAACACGCATCATACCGTGCTGTTGATCGATGAAATCGACAAGGCGGAACCCGACCTGCCGAATGACCTGCTGGAACCTTTGGACCGCAAAGCCTTCGGCCTGCCGGACGGCAGCAAAATCATGGCTAAAGATGGGGTAAGCATCCTCACAATCATCACCACAAACGGCGAGCGTGAACTGCCGCAAGCCTTTCTCCGCCGCTGCGTCAGCCTGAAACTCGAGGAGCCGAAAAAGAGGGACCTGATCAGGATCGCCCGAAAGCACTACCCGAACGCCGATGAAGCACGCATCACGACGATTGCCGAAAAGATGGAAAAATTCCGTGGAGAGGCCAAAAAATCGTTCCGGCGACCACCCAGCACCAGTGAGTTTCTTGATGCTGTGCGGGTCTGCGAAGATCTGGAGATTGCCATCGATGATAGCAAAGACTCCGTCTGGAAAAAGGTTGAAAACAGCGTACTGCTCAAGAAATCCAATGATAACGATCAGGCATGA
- a CDS encoding SUMF1/EgtB/PvdO family nonheme iron enzyme produces the protein MTWLQPTGHEEYLLQRAEETEPDVVELAKLLSLVTLVEPLLLRNVRRHFLPSSETETESRLWFSNLVSVRSTRGFILHQGVARLLADELLEKEKKRFQKLWRFTQDHTAHWKPLERLERDLRCYTVKDELGEVRKRLQDILRDISKERDEEKRLDMARWAKKNLPLVATHENALEESHLLAQYAATALSDTADWSTLSQPQSLPTWLKNQLPEPFANTKISLQLHFDDKIQTLVLNCLEPTLADATLELQGPLPARLHIQPEGQAGKWEVFNIGTRIRLPELTSHILITTIDGRQFELDVEKQLKSAISRKGQSSKIIYLAHVDADTTVAEKLSEWLAMQNIQVEPLLERPGETPIESGESAHKVIRLWSESASQAWGSIKQDFSLSLAQALLLRTGNAAFLSGMNKPQNLIDMPDLLQDLGNNKIAAKLKDRLDQWLSGADEPQNEIGSTETGTQYNEEIQALLDEIDDTLTPPKRRLEIGDLLAKLGDPRPGVGVYEATINIPPETENTKPRQKADFNPEVQKLLDELNNIETPSERRLKIGDELAELSDPRPGVGLDDDNLPDIDWVEIPAGEFLYGEEKERRTSDLFYISRYPVTNVQYRAFIVAGGYESDRWWYDLDKPPKPEKSKWEHHNRPRTNVDWYEAIAFSRWLAEMRNMPIRLATEAEWEKAARGSDGRAFPWGEEYINGYANVDESSIKGRYLEQTTIVGLYPQGASPYGVMDMTGNVWEWCLNKYIQPNLIEADNSGDDRVLRGGSWLYGPNDARADYRGRGHPVYRLYIRGFRLLLPAPISGR, from the coding sequence ATGACCTGGCTGCAACCCACCGGCCATGAAGAGTATCTGCTGCAGCGGGCCGAGGAAACCGAGCCTGACGTAGTGGAACTGGCAAAACTCCTCTCGCTGGTCACGCTGGTGGAACCGTTGCTGCTGAGAAACGTGCGCCGCCACTTCCTCCCCTCTTCTGAAACCGAGACAGAATCGCGACTCTGGTTCAGCAACCTGGTTTCCGTTCGCAGCACCCGGGGTTTCATCCTCCACCAGGGCGTAGCACGTCTGCTTGCCGATGAGTTGTTGGAAAAAGAAAAAAAACGGTTTCAAAAACTCTGGCGCTTCACACAGGATCACACCGCTCACTGGAAACCGTTGGAACGCCTTGAGCGCGACCTTCGCTGCTACACGGTGAAGGACGAGTTGGGTGAAGTACGCAAGAGATTACAGGACATCCTGCGTGACATCAGCAAGGAGCGGGATGAGGAAAAACGCCTCGACATGGCCCGTTGGGCCAAGAAGAACCTGCCACTGGTCGCAACTCATGAAAACGCGCTCGAGGAGAGCCACCTGCTAGCACAATACGCCGCCACCGCGCTGAGTGACACCGCAGACTGGTCGACCCTGAGCCAACCGCAGAGCCTTCCGACATGGTTGAAAAACCAGCTGCCCGAACCCTTTGCAAACACAAAGATCAGCCTGCAACTCCACTTTGACGACAAGATACAAACACTGGTACTCAACTGCCTCGAACCGACACTCGCGGATGCCACACTAGAACTGCAGGGACCACTTCCCGCACGGCTTCACATCCAACCAGAAGGACAAGCGGGCAAGTGGGAAGTTTTCAATATTGGCACCCGCATACGCCTGCCGGAACTCACCTCCCACATCTTAATCACCACCATCGACGGGCGGCAGTTTGAACTGGACGTGGAGAAACAACTCAAGAGCGCCATCTCAAGGAAGGGACAATCATCCAAAATTATCTATCTGGCACACGTTGATGCCGACACTACAGTGGCAGAAAAATTATCCGAATGGCTCGCTATGCAAAATATTCAGGTCGAGCCCCTACTGGAAAGACCTGGGGAGACCCCCATCGAAAGTGGTGAGAGCGCTCACAAAGTAATCCGTCTCTGGAGCGAATCGGCAAGCCAAGCCTGGGGTTCCATCAAGCAGGATTTCTCTCTCTCTCTTGCCCAGGCCCTGCTGCTGCGCACCGGCAATGCAGCATTTCTCAGCGGCATGAACAAACCCCAAAACCTCATCGACATGCCCGACCTGCTGCAAGACTTGGGCAACAATAAAATCGCCGCAAAGCTAAAGGACAGACTCGATCAGTGGCTCAGTGGGGCTGATGAACCACAGAATGAAATCGGATCCACAGAGACCGGCACTCAATACAACGAAGAGATCCAGGCACTGCTCGACGAGATCGACGATACTCTAACCCCGCCGAAGCGGCGACTTGAAATCGGCGACCTGCTGGCCAAACTTGGCGATCCCAGACCTGGTGTTGGCGTCTATGAGGCCACTATCAACATTCCGCCTGAAACAGAGAATACCAAGCCCAGGCAAAAAGCAGACTTCAACCCTGAAGTACAGAAACTGCTGGATGAACTGAATAACATCGAAACACCGTCAGAGCGCCGCCTCAAAATCGGCGATGAACTAGCAGAGCTGAGTGATCCCCGCCCGGGTGTCGGACTGGATGACGACAATCTGCCCGACATCGACTGGGTGGAGATACCGGCGGGAGAGTTTCTCTATGGCGAAGAGAAAGAGCGGCGCACCAGCGATCTTTTTTACATCAGTCGCTATCCAGTCACCAATGTCCAATACCGGGCATTCATCGTGGCAGGCGGGTATGAATCCGACAGGTGGTGGTACGATCTGGATAAGCCGCCGAAGCCAGAAAAATCCAAATGGGAGCACCACAATCGTCCCCGAACCAATGTGGACTGGTACGAAGCGATCGCCTTCAGCCGCTGGCTGGCAGAGATGCGGAATATGCCTATTCGTCTAGCCACTGAAGCAGAGTGGGAGAAGGCGGCAAGGGGAAGCGATGGTCGGGCGTTCCCCTGGGGTGAGGAGTACATCAACGGCTATGCCAATGTGGATGAATCGTCAATAAAAGGTAGATACTTAGAACAAACTACAATCGTGGGACTCTACCCACAGGGAGCATCTCCCTATGGGGTGATGGACATGACAGGCAATGTCTGGGAGTGGTGCCTAAACAAATACATCCAGCCGAACCTGATTGAGGCAGATAATAGCGGAGATGACCGCGTGCTGCGCGGCGGCTCATGGCTCTACGGACCGAACGACGCACGTGCCGACTACCGGGGCAGGGGCCACCCTGTTTATCGTCTCTACATCCGGGGTTTTCGTTTGTTGCTACCTGCCCCCATATCGGGCCGCTGA
- a CDS encoding cation:proton antiporter: MDDILGLVMLAIVSGMVVTGSVELEEIVRIMLLATLFIISVLYLGPYIIRLLIKFLYQLNVLEAKLFIPFVFVMALVWLANLVGLATIVGAFAAGLLLLDSHFKAWGDYRSHKYSIKELFAPLEAILVPIFFVLMGIQVKLETFLDWHVLLLSTGLILVAIIGKIVSGLGVLEKGRKRLAVGVGMLSRGEVGLVFASIGISLKVIDSATFSAVVLMVITNDVGDAPVAEDHPGAGQTSA; the protein is encoded by the coding sequence ATGGACGATATACTCGGTCTGGTGATGTTGGCCATCGTTTCCGGAATGGTGGTTACCGGCAGCGTCGAGCTGGAAGAGATCGTCCGCATCATGTTGTTGGCCACCCTGTTCATCATCAGCGTACTCTATCTTGGACCCTACATCATCCGGCTGCTCATCAAGTTCCTGTACCAGTTGAATGTGTTGGAAGCGAAACTCTTTATTCCCTTCGTCTTCGTCATGGCTCTGGTCTGGCTGGCAAATCTGGTGGGTCTTGCCACCATTGTCGGGGCATTTGCTGCGGGTCTGCTGCTGCTCGACAGCCACTTCAAGGCCTGGGGTGATTACCGGAGCCACAAATACTCCATCAAAGAGCTCTTTGCACCGCTTGAGGCGATTCTGGTGCCGATATTTTTTGTCTTGATGGGGATACAGGTGAAACTGGAAACCTTCCTCGATTGGCATGTGTTACTGCTCTCCACTGGCCTGATTCTAGTGGCCATAATCGGCAAGATCGTCTCCGGGCTGGGGGTTTTGGAGAAGGGACGCAAGCGATTGGCGGTAGGTGTCGGCATGCTGTCGAGAGGCGAGGTGGGACTGGTTTTCGCCTCCATCGGTATTAGTCTGAAAGTGATCGATTCCGCCACGTTTTCAGCAGTGGTGTTGATGGTGATCACCAACGACGTTGGTGACGCCCCCGTTGCTGAAGATCACCCTGGGGCAGGGCAGACAAGCGCCTAG
- the fdx gene encoding ISC system 2Fe-2S type ferredoxin: MPQLIFLPHEDICPEGAAFDVEPGTTICDAAQQNGIEIEHACEKSCACTTCHVILREGFDSLTEAEEDEEDLLDKAWGLEPESRLSCQAVVGDEDLVIEIPKYTINMVSENH; the protein is encoded by the coding sequence ATGCCGCAACTGATTTTCCTGCCCCATGAAGATATCTGCCCGGAAGGGGCTGCGTTCGATGTCGAGCCGGGCACCACCATCTGTGACGCAGCCCAACAGAATGGCATCGAGATCGAGCACGCCTGTGAAAAGTCCTGCGCCTGCACCACCTGCCACGTCATCCTGCGTGAAGGCTTCGACTCTCTTACAGAAGCGGAAGAGGATGAAGAGGACCTGCTGGACAAGGCCTGGGGTCTGGAACCGGAATCCCGCCTGAGTTGTCAGGCTGTGGTCGGGGATGAGGATCTGGTCATCGAGATACCGAAATACACCATCAACATGGTGTCTGAGAACCACTGA